One stretch of Arachis hypogaea cultivar Tifrunner chromosome 20, arahy.Tifrunner.gnm2.J5K5, whole genome shotgun sequence DNA includes these proteins:
- the LOC112784023 gene encoding probable serine/threonine-protein kinase WNK7 has product MVGTSSSDEGAGHLEPLDPDVLEIDPTGRYIKYKEMIGKGAFKTVYRAFDEVNGLEVAWSQVRIDEVLQSPDDLERLYSEVHLLRSLKHNNIVRFYNSWIDDKHRTVNMITELFTSGSLRQYCKRHKKINIKAIKGWARQILMGLSYLHNHSPPIIHRDLKCDNIFINGHQGEVKIGDLGLATLLKEGNAKSVIGTPEFMAPELYDESYNELVDIYSFGMCMLELVTSEYPYSECRNSAQIFKKVSTGVKPFGLSKVKDPDVKSFIEKCLVPASQRLSAKELLMDPFLQANGSVTNRPLPLPDIVLPKFGAFENRCLMSEGPASARIGSIPMDPGGTNELPVTAVFYNNNGDDGTPSPCVEIRRQKGSDIFFLRGEENDENSVSLVLRIADQSGRARNIHFIFYLSSDTAISVSTEMVEQLDLAQQNVKFIAEIIDLLLMTLVPDWKPCVPVDHLASPNVRWTHSSQQNSSGFSMFKNSSEGGSQTANKNAGTTLISRSAQRGNNENTTFHKAWSQASIGLQEGTMADDLRSEMSYTSATSNLAGKNLSMVSLASLVSANSEFADLGLTRTIGGSQSSFDYETEVSHDMESDGMMNSSSTHPPNVSSVSEPQDELRIELAKVEQQYQDAIKDLSERRYLAIMETRRRLAQKMPL; this is encoded by the exons ATGGTGGGAACATCAAGCTCAGACGAAGGTGCAGGGCATCTAGAGCCTCTTGATCCcgatgtgcttgaaattgatcctaCCGGTCGCTACATTAAG TATAAAGAAATGATCGGCAAAGGAGCTTTCAAGACTGT TTACAGGGCATTTGATGAAGTCAATGGACTCGAAGTTGCTTGGAGCCAGGTTCGGATTGATGAAGTACTACAGTCACCAGATGACTTAGAGAGGCTGTACTCGGAGGTGCATCTCTTGAGGTCATTGAAACACAATAACATAGTAAGGTTCTACAATTCTTGGATTGACGACAAACACAGGACAGTTAACATGATTACAGAGCTTTTCACCTCGGGGAGCCTCAGACA GTATTGTAAGAGACACAAGAAGATCAACATTAAGGCTATTAAGGGATGGGCCAGACAAATTTTAATGGGTTTAAGCTACCTCCATAATCACAGCCCTCCAATTATACATAGGGACCTGAAATgtgataatatatttataaacgGTCACCAAGGAGAAGTGAAAATTGGAGATCTGGGATTAGCAACTCTCTTGAAAGAGGGTAATGCTAAGAGCGTAATTG GAACTCCGGAGTTTATGGCACCTGAACTGTATGATGAAAGTTACAATGAGCTAGTTGACATATATTCTTTCGGGATGTGCATGCTTGAGTTGGTGACTTCTGAGTATCCTTACAGTGAATGTAGAAATTCAGCTCAGATATTCAAGAAAGTTTCAACT GGTGTAAAGCCCTTTGGTCTTTCTAAAGTCAAAGATCCAGATGTAAAATCATTTATTGAGAAATGTCTTGTCCCTGCATCTCAAAGATTGTCAGCTAAGGAGCTTCTCATGGATCCTTTTCTCCAAGCCAATGGTTCAGTAACAAATCGTCCTCTTCCATTACCAGATATTGTTCTTCCCAAATTTGGAGCCTTTGAAAATCGTTGCCTGATGTCAGAAGGTCCTGCTAGTGCACGAATAGGATCCATTCCCATGGATCCTGGTGGTACCAATGAGCTACCAGTGACTGctgtattttataataataatggtgATGATGGAACACCTTCTCCATGTGTTGAGATACGAAGGCAGAAGGGAAGTGATATTTTCTTTCTGAGAGGCGAAGAAAATGATGAGAACTCGGTGTCTTTAGTTCTCCGAATAGCTGATCAGAGTG GGCGGGCAAGAAATATCCATTTCATATTTTACCTCAGCAGTGATACAGCCATCTCAGTTTCAACGGAAATGGTTGAGCAACTTGATCTTGCTCAGCAGAATGTTAAATTCATAGCTGAGATAATTGACTTGTTATTGATGACTTTGGTTCCTGATTGGAAACCTTGTGTACCGGTTGATCATCTGGCTTCTCCAAATGTTAGATGGACACACTCGAGCCAACAGAACAGCTCTGGGTTTTCAATGTTCAAAAATAGTTCGGAAGGTGGTAGCCAAACTGCAAATAAAAATGCAGGTACAACATTGATTTCAAGGTCAGCACAAAGAGGAAACAATGAGAATACAACTTTTCACAAGGCATGGTCTCAAGCAAGCATTGGTCTTCAAGAAGGAACAATGGCAGATGATTTGCGTTCAGAGATGTCGTATACTTCTGCAACGTCTAACTTAGCCGGCAAGAATTTGTCCATGGTTTCATTGGCTTCATTGGTGTCTGCTAACTCAGAATTTGCAGACTTGGGTCTTACTAGGACGATCGGAGGTAGTCAATCCTCGTTTGATTATGAAACTGAGGTATCACATGACATGGAAAGTGATGGTATGATGAACTCCTCCTCCACTCATCCCCCCAATGTTTCTTCCGTGTCTGAACCTCAGGATGAGTTAAGAATAGAGTTAGCAAAGGTTGAACAGCAATACCAAGATGCAATTAAAGATTTATCAGAAAGGAGATACCTTGCCATAATGGAAACTAGGAGGAGGCTGGCGCAAAAGATGCCATTATAG